In the Prochlorococcus sp. MIT 1307 genome, one interval contains:
- the gcvT gene encoding glycine cleavage system aminomethyltransferase GcvT — protein sequence MELKRTPLYEQSLKEGCRIMPFAGWEMPIQFSGLIKEHEAVRNEAGLFDISHMGILRLEGQNPKDALQSLVPSDLNRIGPGEACYTVLLNEKGGIIDDLIIYDLGNNNNQGSLLIVINAASSDADIAWLEKYLQPANIQISDEKKDGVLIALQGPKSQKILEEYLNQSLSNLPRFGHTKIQFEGISKSKYCSIFLARTGYTGEDGFELLMSADAGQIFWKDLINKGIQPCGLGARDTLRLEAGMHLYGNDMDTKTTPFEAGLGWIVHLEMPTKFIGRDVLEQQAKDGVRQRLVALELEGRAIARKGYQVFDDGISIGKITSGTWSPTLNKAIALAYVPIEHSKIGSKLLIEVRKQQYPAKIVKKPFYRCG from the coding sequence ATGGAATTAAAACGTACTCCTCTCTACGAACAATCCCTAAAGGAGGGATGTCGAATCATGCCCTTTGCAGGGTGGGAAATGCCCATTCAATTTTCTGGACTAATTAAAGAACATGAAGCAGTAAGGAATGAAGCTGGTTTATTCGACATTTCACATATGGGGATTCTGCGCCTAGAAGGGCAAAACCCTAAAGACGCTCTCCAATCACTTGTACCATCAGACTTAAATCGAATTGGCCCAGGAGAAGCATGTTACACAGTGCTACTAAACGAAAAGGGAGGCATTATTGATGACTTGATTATTTATGACCTAGGTAACAATAATAATCAAGGATCACTGTTAATAGTCATTAATGCAGCCTCCAGTGATGCTGATATAGCTTGGCTGGAGAAATATCTACAACCAGCCAATATTCAAATATCTGATGAAAAGAAAGATGGAGTCCTAATAGCATTACAAGGGCCAAAATCACAAAAGATTCTTGAAGAATATTTAAATCAATCTCTAAGTAATCTCCCTCGCTTTGGTCACACAAAAATTCAATTTGAAGGAATTAGTAAATCTAAGTATTGTTCGATTTTTCTTGCTCGTACAGGTTATACGGGAGAAGACGGCTTTGAGCTTCTTATGTCTGCTGATGCAGGTCAAATATTCTGGAAAGACCTAATTAATAAGGGCATTCAACCATGCGGATTAGGGGCACGTGACACATTACGTCTCGAAGCAGGAATGCATCTTTATGGAAATGATATGGATACCAAAACAACACCTTTTGAAGCTGGATTAGGTTGGATAGTGCATCTTGAAATGCCTACAAAATTTATCGGAAGAGATGTTCTTGAACAACAAGCAAAAGACGGGGTGCGACAACGACTAGTTGCCTTAGAATTAGAAGGTAGAGCAATTGCTCGGAAAGGTTATCAAGTTTTTGATGACGGGATTTCTATAGGAAAAATCACTAGCGGAACATGGTCTCCAACATTAAATAAGGCTATTGCTCTAGCCTATGTACCAATAGAACATTCCAAAATAGGTAGCAAACTATTAATAGAAGTTCGTAAACAGCAATATCCAGCAAAAATTGTAAAAAAACCCTTTTATCGGTGTGGATAA
- a CDS encoding metal-binding protein, with amino-acid sequence MSTKECCRTCHHCLSFPGSTGSWCRLRKIKVHPDIAPFAVCHHWTKRAPSLPKFDEKFSEVCTDRQLEFGRALVSIDN; translated from the coding sequence ATGTCCACGAAAGAATGCTGTAGAACCTGTCACCACTGTCTTTCCTTCCCAGGATCTACTGGAAGTTGGTGTCGACTGAGGAAAATTAAAGTTCATCCTGACATTGCTCCTTTTGCTGTTTGTCATCACTGGACAAAGAGAGCACCTTCATTGCCAAAATTTGATGAAAAATTTAGTGAGGTTTGTACTGATAGGCAACTTGAGTTTGGGCGTGCATTGGTTTCTATTGATAATTAA